One Halovivax ruber XH-70 genomic region harbors:
- a CDS encoding prenyltransferase produces MSHVRRLLTRSRPLFWLYLAGPALVGAVYAADSPSTLTSPVVIGIVGYFLLPANLFLYGVNDVFDADVDAENPKKEGIEARYEGERLTIIAVVASAVVGLALIPVLSPPATYYLIGFLLLGAAYSVPPVRFKTRPLLDSVSNGLYVLPAGVTYATIAGTHPPALAVLGGWFWAMGMHTFSAIPDIDPDRRAEIRTTATVLGQPAALGYCVVCWALAAVTFGILDLRIGALLLVYPLIVGAIATANVTISRAYWWFPAVNSTVGMVLTLGGLWRVIYGS; encoded by the coding sequence ATGAGTCACGTCCGCCGATTGCTCACCCGATCCCGACCGCTGTTCTGGCTCTACCTGGCGGGGCCAGCGCTCGTCGGGGCTGTGTACGCGGCAGACTCACCATCGACGCTCACGTCGCCAGTCGTGATCGGGATCGTCGGCTACTTCCTGTTGCCGGCGAACCTCTTCCTCTACGGCGTCAACGACGTCTTCGATGCCGACGTCGATGCCGAGAACCCCAAGAAGGAGGGCATCGAAGCGCGCTACGAGGGCGAACGACTCACGATCATCGCGGTCGTCGCGAGTGCCGTCGTCGGGCTCGCACTGATTCCCGTCCTCTCACCGCCGGCGACGTACTATCTGATCGGCTTCCTGCTCCTCGGTGCGGCCTACAGCGTTCCGCCGGTCCGATTCAAGACCAGACCGCTGCTCGACTCGGTCTCGAACGGACTCTACGTGCTTCCGGCAGGTGTCACCTACGCCACTATCGCTGGTACGCACCCGCCAGCACTCGCGGTCCTCGGTGGCTGGTTCTGGGCGATGGGTATGCACACGTTCTCGGCGATCCCGGATATCGATCCAGACCGCCGGGCCGAGATCCGGACGACGGCGACCGTCCTCGGCCAGCCCGCAGCCCTCGGCTACTGCGTCGTGTGCTGGGCGCTCGCCGCGGTAACGTTCGGAATCCTGGACCTCCGTATCGGGGCGCTCCTGCTCGTCTACCCGCTCATCGTCGGCGCCATCGCCACGGCGAACGTGACCATCTCGCGCGCGTACTGGTGGTTCCCAGCGGTCAACTCGACCGTCGGGATGGTGCTGACCCTGGGCGGTCTCTGGCGGGTGATCTATGGATCGTAA
- the cruF gene encoding bisanhydrobacterioruberin hydratase, with translation MDRNRRTRTERLDRFVRDNRMTIAVVFPLVGAALLVASAEGLLWEPLAFNPLLVLVGTAVMRLPLIAGLLPVVDRRLVGVLLGLTGYTYAIEYIGLTTGWPYGEFQYAVALGPMLGGVPVALPLFFLPLVLNATLLSTLLTDSKSTNWPVRLGGAVLAVLTIDLVLDPAAVSIGFWAYDGAGPYYGVPLSNYLGWLLSGTIAVVALEYGLRTDHLRTRLRSCEFALDDLVSFVVLWGGINALYGNWIPVCLTGALVGALVWTGRIDLTTDSHRLPTGDR, from the coding sequence ATGGATCGTAACCGCCGGACGCGCACCGAGCGCCTGGATCGGTTCGTCCGCGACAACCGGATGACGATCGCCGTCGTCTTCCCCCTCGTCGGAGCGGCCCTGCTCGTCGCCAGCGCGGAGGGGCTGCTGTGGGAACCGCTCGCGTTCAACCCCCTCCTCGTCCTCGTCGGGACCGCCGTCATGCGATTGCCGCTCATCGCAGGGCTTCTCCCGGTCGTAGATAGGCGCCTCGTCGGCGTCCTCCTCGGACTGACCGGCTACACCTACGCCATCGAGTACATCGGGCTGACCACCGGCTGGCCCTACGGGGAGTTTCAGTACGCCGTGGCTCTCGGACCGATGCTTGGCGGGGTACCGGTGGCGCTCCCGCTGTTCTTCCTCCCGCTCGTCCTGAACGCCACGTTGCTCTCGACGCTCCTGACGGACTCGAAATCGACCAACTGGCCGGTCCGGCTCGGCGGAGCCGTCCTCGCCGTCCTCACCATCGACCTCGTCCTCGATCCGGCCGCCGTTTCGATCGGCTTCTGGGCCTACGATGGTGCCGGCCCGTACTACGGCGTGCCACTCTCGAACTATCTCGGCTGGCTCCTGAGCGGAACGATCGCCGTCGTCGCCCTCGAATACGGACTCCGGACCGACCACCTCCGGACGCGTCTGCGATCGTGCGAGTTCGCCCTCGACGACCTCGTCAGCTTCGTCGTGCTCTGGGGAGGCATCAACGCGCTCTACGGTAACTGGATCCCCGTCTGTCTCACGGGCGCCCTCGTCGGCGCACTTGTCTGGACCGGCCGAATCGATCTCACGACCGACAGCCACCGACTCCCGACTGGCGACCGATAA
- a CDS encoding DUF255 domain-containing protein: protein MADEMLVEWNDWGADAFTTARANDAPILLSITASWCRPCDEMDSETYADPRIAAAIRDDFVPIRVDADRHPRVRDRYNSGGFPSTVVLTPDGEVIAGAGYLDSDGMRQVLTRVRERWDADGRDAGRIPRALETTDTPAGALDSTIVSQMTGALQTAADDRAGGWGDAPKFPYPAALEFALKRDIDQARRAFDAVGTNLLDDYDGGFYRFATERDWSGLQHEKLLDENAALVRAFANAYLHTGEDSYRTIAERGIEYLTTTLWRPQADTSAAPADGTSDAAGAFAGSQAPGDPAQYVQDATGRERADDPPVDPTIYTGKNALAIDALLTYAAYTDDERATRYADRALQTIRSRGITDGVVDHVIDDTAGTGPTCTLVDQTRVLRALVTARSVVGTDTVADAQAVADETIARLRDGDSFVDGPTEGPGLLSRPLRPLSVTAEFADALLDLAILTGEDRYRTIGRSALEAFAGASDRLGVGAAAYGTAVARYLDGPLAIRVGTDPGSDLHRAAMRIADHEKLVVPNATDAEPGTAVVSRGTTTAEPATDPESLGTRVTAVLEGDGSD from the coding sequence ATGGCCGACGAGATGCTCGTCGAGTGGAACGACTGGGGGGCCGACGCCTTCACCACTGCACGAGCGAACGACGCACCGATCTTGCTCTCGATCACCGCCAGCTGGTGTCGTCCGTGCGACGAGATGGACTCGGAGACCTACGCCGATCCCCGGATCGCCGCCGCGATCCGTGACGACTTCGTCCCGATCCGGGTCGACGCCGACCGCCACCCACGCGTGCGCGACCGATACAACTCCGGTGGGTTCCCATCGACGGTCGTCCTCACGCCCGACGGGGAGGTGATCGCCGGCGCTGGGTACCTCGATTCGGACGGAATGCGCCAGGTCCTGACACGGGTCCGCGAGCGGTGGGACGCGGACGGACGCGACGCCGGCCGGATCCCCCGAGCGCTCGAAACGACCGACACACCGGCGGGAGCGCTCGATTCGACGATCGTCTCGCAAATGACGGGTGCCCTCCAGACTGCGGCCGACGATCGGGCGGGCGGCTGGGGTGACGCGCCGAAGTTTCCCTACCCGGCCGCGCTCGAGTTCGCGCTCAAACGCGACATCGACCAGGCACGACGAGCCTTCGACGCCGTCGGAACGAACCTCCTCGACGACTACGACGGTGGCTTCTACCGTTTCGCGACCGAACGCGACTGGTCCGGGCTCCAGCACGAGAAACTGCTCGACGAAAACGCCGCGCTCGTCCGGGCGTTCGCCAACGCCTACCTCCACACGGGCGAAGACTCCTATCGAACGATCGCCGAGCGAGGCATCGAGTATCTGACGACGACCCTGTGGCGGCCACAAGCCGATACGAGCGCCGCCCCAGCCGACGGGACGAGCGACGCGGCCGGCGCGTTCGCCGGAAGTCAAGCACCTGGCGATCCGGCACAGTACGTGCAGGACGCCACCGGTCGCGAACGGGCCGACGATCCGCCGGTCGACCCGACCATCTACACCGGAAAGAACGCCCTCGCAATCGACGCCCTGCTCACGTACGCGGCCTACACGGACGACGAGCGAGCCACGCGATACGCCGATCGGGCCCTGCAAACGATCCGATCCAGGGGGATTACCGACGGTGTCGTCGACCACGTCATCGACGACACGGCTGGCACCGGCCCGACGTGCACGCTCGTCGATCAGACGCGCGTGCTCCGGGCGCTCGTGACTGCTCGCAGCGTCGTCGGCACCGACACAGTCGCCGACGCACAGGCTGTCGCCGACGAAACGATCGCCCGCTTGCGAGACGGCGACTCGTTCGTCGATGGACCGACGGAGGGACCCGGCTTGCTCTCGCGGCCGCTCCGGCCGCTCTCCGTGACGGCGGAGTTCGCCGACGCACTGCTCGACCTCGCTATCCTCACCGGGGAGGATCGCTATCGAACGATTGGCCGATCAGCGCTCGAAGCCTTCGCCGGGGCAAGCGATCGCCTCGGCGTCGGTGCTGCAGCGTACGGGACCGCCGTCGCGAGATATCTCGATGGACCCCTCGCCATCCGTGTCGGGACCGATCCAGGTTCGGATCTGCACCGGGCGGCGATGCGAATCGCCGATCACGAAAAACTCGTCGTCCCGAACGCGACCGACGCCGAACCCGGCACAGCCGTCGTCAGCAGAGGGACCACCACGGCGGAGCCGGCCACCGATCCCGAATCGCTCGGGACTCGTGTCACAGCGGTGCTGGAAGGGGACGGGAGCGACTGA
- a CDS encoding FxsA family protein: MLRWILALLSIPFLDAILLGAVVVYVDAIGFLEMVALVVLTGFVGLLLVRAEGRRTLRKMQRRLAAGEPPTDELLDGGLLIAAGAFLLTPGLVTDAIGFLIAIPVTRIPIRLFVKRVVVTPYLDRKTGGFATGQVWTAGFPDGSTRQDASSSDSGTVNLGADSYRIDPDDVTQNEDGSYTIDESGDTDSRPDDGDDRDAVGR; this comes from the coding sequence ATGCTTCGGTGGATACTCGCGTTGCTCTCGATTCCGTTTCTCGACGCCATCCTGCTCGGTGCGGTCGTCGTCTACGTCGACGCCATCGGCTTTCTCGAGATGGTGGCGCTCGTCGTTCTCACGGGCTTCGTGGGGCTCTTGCTCGTCCGCGCGGAGGGCAGGCGGACCCTGCGAAAGATGCAGCGGCGACTCGCCGCTGGTGAACCCCCGACCGACGAACTGCTGGACGGCGGGCTCCTTATCGCCGCAGGGGCGTTCTTGCTTACGCCCGGGCTCGTGACCGACGCCATCGGCTTCCTGATCGCCATTCCGGTCACTCGGATTCCCATTCGGCTGTTCGTCAAGCGAGTGGTCGTCACGCCCTACCTCGATCGGAAGACGGGCGGCTTCGCCACTGGCCAGGTCTGGACGGCCGGCTTCCCCGACGGATCGACCCGGCAGGACGCCAGCTCTTCCGATTCGGGCACCGTCAATCTGGGCGCGGATTCGTACCGGATCGACCCCGACGACGTGACCCAGAACGAGGACGGCTCCTACACGATCGACGAGTCGGGTGACACGGATTCGCGCCCCGATGACGGCGATGACCGCGACGCCGTAGGGCGATGA